From the Cryptomeria japonica chromosome 2, Sugi_1.0, whole genome shotgun sequence genome, one window contains:
- the LOC131075412 gene encoding polygalacturonase-like, producing the protein MTLNTFMFVLVLILLVFSSGMPGVCSVRLLGRHKIFNVLSYGAKADGQRDDSSAFLAAWHAACSSTGLPVVYVPKMTFLINPVIFQGPCRNAHMTMQVTGKLIAPTDNSLWSEQSKNYWLHFMNVIGLTVEGRGILDGRGASWWTEMNAKEFVVSNESVFFEKQTLRFTGTTNTIVRKITSINSKQFHVNFDTCSNVVVEGVTIKAPGDSPNTDGIHVGQSSNVEIRNILVGTGDDCISIGPGSSDVAIEGVTCGPGHGISIGSLGEDNTLAAVKNITVSGASLYNTQNGVRIKTWRGGNGFATGITFQNVIMNNVQNPIIIDQFYSPYGISTQGNSGVKISNVLYKNITGTSAANAAISFKCSQTVPCQGIKVDDIKLSYNGATKGAQFLCMNAHVTTSDAGAVSPRPCLS; encoded by the exons ATGACGCTGAATACGTTCATGTTTGTGCTTGTGCTTATTCTTCTTGTGTTCTCATCTGGTATGCCCGGTGTATGTTCTGTCAGACTCTTGGGCAGACATAAAATATTTAATGTTCTTAGCTATGGTGCAAAAGCTGACGGACAAAGAGATGATAGCTCG GCCTTCCTAGCAGCTTGGCATGCTGCCTGTTCTTCAACTGGATTGCCAGTTGTATATGTACCAAAGATGACATTTCTGATCAATCCAGTTATCTTTCAGGGGCCATGTCGAAATGCCCATATGACAATGCAG GTAACTGGGAAGCTTATTGCTCCAACAGATAATAGCTTGTGGAGTGAACAGAGCAAAAATTATTGGCTGCATTTCATGAACGTGATTGGCTTAACAGTTGAAGGTAGAGGAATTTTAGATGGACGAGGAGCTTCTTGGTGGACAGAGATGAATGCAAAG GAATTTGTAGTATCTAACGAATCTGTTTTCTTTGAAAAACAGACATTGAGATTTACAGGGACAACGAATACCATAGTAAGAAAGATCACTTCAATCAACAGCAAGCAGTTTCATGTAAACTTCGATACCTGCAGTAATGTTGTGGTTGAAGGTGTGACTATTAAGGCTCCGGGTGACAGTCCCAATACTGATGGAATTCATGTGGGACAATCTTCCAATGTTGAAATTAGAAACATCCTTGTAGGAACAG GAGACGACTGTATCTCTATTGGACCAGGATCCTCTGATGTTGCCATTGAAGGGGTTACATGTGGCCCAGGGCATGGAATCAG CATTGGAAGTCTTGGTGAAGATAACACACTTGCTGCTGTTAAGAACATAACAGTAAGTGGAGCTTCTTTGTATAACACACAAAATGGAGTGAGGATCAAAACCTGGCGGGGAGGGAATGGTTTTGCAACTGGTATAACATTCCAAAATGTAATAATGAACAACGTACAAAATCCCATTATAATTGACCAGTTTTATTCTCCATATGGAATTTCTACACAG GGAAATTCCGGCGTGAAGATCAGTAATGTGCTATACAAGAACATAACTGGGACATCGGCTGCAAATGCTGCAATTTCTTTTAAATGCAGTCAAACTGTGCCTTGTCAAGGAATCAAAGTAGATGATATAAAGTTGAGCTATAATGGTGCAACAAAAGGTGCTCAATTCTTATGTATGAATGCACATGTCACTACAAGTGATGCTGGGGCTGTAAGCCCACGTCCCTGCCTTAGCTAG